A region of Oncorhynchus masou masou isolate Uvic2021 chromosome 29, UVic_Omas_1.1, whole genome shotgun sequence DNA encodes the following proteins:
- the LOC135520512 gene encoding small ribosomal subunit protein eS19 produces the protein MPGVTVKDVNQQEFVRALSAFLKKSGKLKVPDWVDIVKLAKHKELAPSDENWFYTRAASTVRHLYLRGGAGVGSMTKIYGGRQRNGVCPAHFSVGSKNVARKVLQALELLKMVEKNPNGGRRLTAQGTRDLDRIAGQVAAAKLPPKAVPTV, from the exons ATGCCTGGTGTCACAGTGAAAGACGTCAACCAGCAGGAGTTTGTCCGTGCCCTGTCGGCTTTCCTGAAGAA GTCAGGAAAGCTGAAGGTCCCAGATTGGGTGGACATTGTCAAGCTGGCCAAACACAAGGAGCTGGCCCCCAGCGATGAGAACTGGTTCTACACCAGAGCTG cTTCCACAGTGCGCCACCTGTACCTGCGTGGGGGTGCCGGTGTGGGCTCCATGACCAAAATTTATGGTGGTCGCCAGAGGAACGGTGTGTGTCCCGCCCACTTCAGTGTTGGCTCCAAAAACGTGGCCCGCAAGGTGCTGCAGGCCCTCGAGCTTCTCAAGATGGTGGAGAAGAACCCCAACGG TGGTCGCAGACTAACCGCCCAGGGAACCAGAGATCTGGACAGGATTGCTGGCCAG GTCGCAGCGGCGAAGTTGCCCCCGAAGGCTGTCCCCACAGTTTAA